The genomic stretch AAACAATTAGAACTTGAACATCAGGAATCAGCTACTGGTTTCCTTGAGTCTAAGCCTTTCAAAGTTGCTTTGCCACAAAGTGCAAGCTAGAAAATCCATACAGTCCCTTGCCTTGGCTTTGTTCAGGAGATCTGCCAAGGTTCCCTGCTGGCAGAGGCTTGCTGCAAATTTACAGAAAGAATGAGTCAAAGTGAGTAGAAGCAAACAGCTGGTTGGCTAGCATCCTTGTGCACTCATGCAAGATTTACTTACTGAGGTTAGTAGCAGAAATCTCTTGACCAAGATGAGGCATAACAAAATACCCACAGAAATTTAAGTAACATCAGTTGAATCTCTGATAAAAGTGAAGCAACACATTCTCCTTGATTTTTACAGAGACTAGCAGGACATGAAACAGCTCACAAGAAGGATGAATggcaacagaaataaatagttCAGAGCATGAGCAGAAAGAAATCAACAGCAGAAGTTGATAGACGAATGGAGACAGTGATATTATTTTCCTAGCATTTAAAGTTCATGATAATAGGAGTTTTCTGTGACCCTGTAACTAGACTTCCAATATAATACTTGTGCCAAGGCTTATATTTTTTGTGTTGCAATTACCATAGTTACTAATTGTGAAGTATATGCAGTTTAGGCTTCCAAGGTATAATAAGCAGCAAGTTTCATATTCTAATTTTGCGTCCCCAAGGCCCATATGTGTTCCGTGTTCCAACTACTGAATGTTCCAACtcagtgacttcagtgaaaCTATAAGCATGATAGGTCCCCACAAATAAAAGTGTCAACAGATTGAGACAGGTGATAATTATAGACAGAATTTACACTTGAATATAAATAGatcaaaaaattaaagtaaaaaggCTTATAAACAACCTAGTTTACTTGTTTAATGTCAAAGAAGGAAGAAGTAATTGCACAAAAGCACAGGTTGACAAGAATACATGCAGAACAGTTTTAACACCTGCGCTGAATTAGTGCCATAAGTGGAGATGACATTACATCCAGAAGGTTATTTCCACCATTTCTGCAGATTAGATCTAGAGTTGTTTTTTCCATAACCTTCACATTCTGACTGAACAACAATACTACCCAACCTGTCTCACTTTCCAGTGAATCTACACCCTGGTTGCCAAATGTTTCATAAAGTGGCAGCTAATTGCACTAATTCTTGCTCTGAAAGACATAGAGGATATTTATGATTTTCTTCCCTGTATCAGCAGATATGGTTTGCCACATTAGACTGTCTTGAATTTTACTGCTGTACAGGACAATACGAATGGTTTATTCTGAATCGTTCAAGGTCTCAGGTCACTCAGCAGGAAGTGGTACAGCAATCTCACTGAGAGAAAATGCCAGTTGCAAGCCTCTCCTCTCCGCCCAACTaccaaaaaggtgattttttcaTAAGCCTAGGAGGTAACTCTCCAAGGACAGCACTAGTCACACactttacaaaaaaatgaaCTCCAGGCTTACTGGTTTCTCTCCCAGAGCTGGCAAGATCAGAATGACTGTAAAAAGCTAGAGTTAATGTGCATAGGGCAGATATACTTCTATTTATGGTAGCTGTGTTGTCTTGACAAGCCATTCTGACAGGGAAACTTGATGCTGATAATTTTCAAGGCTTCTTTGACAGGTCATTGCCACAAGCATTTAGTTTGGCACCAAGCgtactttaaaaaacagacagaaGGGCATGTTCAGAAGTAGCTGGACCATGTCCCAAAACAGAGTGGAATGcttaaaaactgaaacagcTCATCAATCAATAAGGGAGCCTACTGGATTCTTATATGTAAATACAGAAATCAGTTCAGAGAATTTGGGAACGGagataaaggaataaaataaagtattctTGCTGTGTGTACATTGCACAGAAGCCACACGTGATGGCAAAGGGGGCCCGATGGCAGAAAAGTGACAGTCAGTGCAGTCCTTGTTGAGTTAGTGTGGGGGTCAAGGGATAGATTTTTGGTTAAGGCCTTTTGGCATCAGTCTTTTACCTGTGTGTAAGTATCACCACACAACTAATCCAGACACTGGGAATTAAACCTCATCTGCCTACACTCATTTACTAATTTTAGCACGCAGATATTAAGAAACTTGGGGTTTGGTTGTAGAATTGCTTTGTCCCATCACTGAACATCCTCCATGGTGAAGCCTGTTCTCACAGGAGGGAATGGCATAACTCTTACCACACTACACATTGCTAGATTCTTCTCCCTAGCTGTACTTTTTCTAAAGTATGGGTCCTTTTACTTATATCACCTGCAAAGGTTGTAAGCTGGTACATCTGGTGATAAGCCCACAGAGCAGGTAAGCAGACACAAACATAGAGACCTatggaaacagcagcaaggTTTAAGAGCACACTTCCCCAAATGAAGGTTATCATTGATTTCTAATATACTTGGTACCAATTTTGCCGAATATATCTTCTTAATAACTTATTTGGCTTGCCatacaaaaaaaagtgaaaaataataagGCTTTTTTTACTGCATAGAAAATACTACTTGTTAACATACACATTTTGAAAAGCGGCATTGGCTTATACTTCACATTAAGCTGGAATGGCTACGATCCACTAAAAAAACAAGGGTTTACAAATTGTAAGAcaagtacaaatattttaacatccTCTAGTGTCAACATGAAGAATACAATAAAAACCTAAATTGTTCCAGCTTCACTGGAAAATCCTCCATTGTCAGATGACTCCAGGCTGTTCCTTCTCACCACCTTGACTTGCATGACATACATCCTCCCACCTGTCTTTTTTAGCATCCAGTTATGCGTCTGCTCACCATCATCCCAAACACACCTTCCCTAGCTTCAGCCAAGCCCTTACTGCTTGCAAGCTCAGCTGGCCTCTGCTCGAATGCCAACTTGCATTTTAGTGGCAAGGGCAGAATGAGTTACTTGTCTGTCTCAATAGAGGAGATTCCTTTCTCTGATATCAGATGGCCCTGTGCAGTCAGTGCCTAACAGGACGACGCTGGTCAGCCAGCTCAGAATCTGTCACATCTGCCCAGAAGATACTATGTAAACGTTTAACTTTCAAAATGCTGCACTTACTATTGAATGTACAGTTATGACAGAAAGCCTCATTGTAAAGTGTGATCTAGTAGTACTATTTAAGATAGCTAATTAGAGAGTACTCACTTGAACAGAGCAGGTCCAAACACAATGGCTAGGTTTTCCAGAGTCATGAAATTCACAGCACTGTATGTTGCTACCTTTAACAGGAAAGCAGACAGGAACTGAAGAAGGTTTTGATGGGCTTTGGGCAGGCAGCTGAGCAACCGTCTCAGGTTCTCTATACATTCTGTTGTGTGGATTTTGTGctctggggggggaaaaagttaTTACATAAATAATCCTAATGATAACACAATTTCTTCATAGTCATTATTACAGATCTGAGAAAGaataaaggttttaaaatacattagagCAAAGTAAAGAATAAATATGCCCTAAATAAAGAATTTGTACACTAAATTTTGACAATTTTCACACATTAATATTTAACTACCATGGATTTTCCAGGTATTGAGTTTTATATACactgtttctgctgttcttcctgTTCTGACAGAATCATCTAACACTtgctgtttttttaatggaattgcaGACAGTAGTCATGTACCTGAATCcttaaagctgcttttaaagaTGATATAAGTTTGTCAGTCTTGACTGTCCCCAGAGATTTTACACATGCTGTATGATTCTcattaagagaaataaaaaattgtacCATTTCAGCCCCACATCATTTCCTGACTAATTGGTATCTCTCAGtctcaaaacatttctgctctATAAATATGCAACTGTAGTTACACAAGAGATGCTTAAAAATCTAAATTGGGGATACTTAGCATTTCCTTGGTTCTCATTCTTCAAAGAAGAGTTTCAAGGCAGAAAATGGGTTCCCAAACAACTCCATTAGATCAGCAGTTCAGAATTAGTATGATAAAGTCTCCTGGTTTATTAGAACTGAGATGACAGTACTGCTCAATAACTGGCAGCTGATGCTCAAATTTGCCCTAGATCACCAGGACACATCTGAGTAGCTTCGACATCATGAATAGCAAATCATACTCTAAAGGGCAATTTTAGCtctaaaaaatacatttcagcaaGGCCAAGACCCATGGTGCTCAACCTATTAATGAGAGATATGGAAagggggatggagaggggaaaaaattaaaaaaaaaaaaaaaaaccaaaacaaacaacaaaaaaaccagcaagacTGTTCAGGGTCATCAAAACAAGGTGCTTGCAGAAAACTGTAGATCCTTCAGCAGCAACTTTCATAGTTGATGAAAGTGacccttttctcttttatttcccttttttttttttggggggggggggggcggggggtaaACACGTACATAACTTGGCACTTAGCAGATGAAGTTTGAACAAAAGCAACCTGCAATCtaaccaacaaaacccacttATTTGTATGCAAACACCTGAACTAGTTATCACTCAAAATCACTGGGCAGAATCGTCTGAATGCATTAGCTCAGCCATTATAGACATGAACAGGGAACTAGACAGTGTGTTGCTGTAGGTACTCAACTCggctttgcattttaaatgcttcatgGTGCTCCACACACTGCTGTCCAAGACGACTATAAGAAATCTAGTAAAAGTATTAAATAGGAACCGGGAGGTACAAAAAGGTTCTTGTATGAGGGAAGGTTAAATAGAAAAAGAGGCTCCAGCTTGGAAAAGAAGTAGTGAGGCAGTGGTTACATAATGGCACAAGCATCATTACGATGGTGactagattaaaaataaaaatgttatctcAGTAACGAGTAAGGTAtccaatttaaaagaaagcatgcaGAAGAGGTACTTTCTCAGAGAATACAGGATTGAATTGCTGAATGCCTTGCCATAAGATGTTAGGGAGTCCAAAAGccttaatgaattaaaaaaaaagactatacACAAGTTCATGGAAGACTGGTCCATCAAAAGCAATTAAACATCACTCTCAGATTAAGGAAACAAATCTTTGCTTATAGGAAGGTGCAAGAAACACATTGTTGTCACTATGAGAAAGGACAGAAGCTTGGAAGGTGCCCATTCTGTACCTTGGAAAGTTTTTAGCAAGGCAGAACAGATGTTGTCTGGAAAAACAGCCACTGGCAGTTCTTTCAGAAAGAGTTTCAGGAGACTGGCCACAGAATCAACATCTCCATCATTAATAAGGTCtactttttctccttgattGTATTTCTGCTTCAATTCCTTGATTTTATTGACTGAGCCACTGATTCGAAATATACCGACACGTTCCAGACCTGtttaagaagaaatatgaaacaGTAAGCAATGGTTGCATTACCCTACCTATGTGATGAGAACTGGATCTCAGAAAGCAAGAACCCCTCTAGGAAACCATAATAATTGTAAAAATAGACTTTTCAGCAGTTACAGCTGAAAAGTACAGCTTAAACGGAGAAAACACAAACTTACCAAACACTTCTAGGTACTCTACCATCTGTGTCACAAGAAAGGGAATGCCACATTGTGTCACATCCTGCATGAGGTTTTCCAGAGGAACACCAAATgtgcttctttctctgctgatttGTAGATCTGGCGAGACTTTATTTGTTGTGTGCTTGACTTGAATAGAAGATAATGATTTCTGGGGAATAAAAATAGGCAAGTGATAAGCAGAAActgggttttattattttaaggtCCAAGTAAAAGGACCTTTAAGGTCTACTTAGTTCTTCttttacttcttaaaaataCTAGTATCAGCATTCTTTTGTAGAGCTGAGACAGGACCTGCAATGGGGTAAATCCTAATAAAACCCATTCACATCTACATTCAGAGAAAATGGGGCTCCAGGTCAAGGCACATGCCCTGTTTAGGGCAGGGAGGGATAGCTAAACCCCTTCCTCAAGAAGGGCCCCAACAGTCAGGAAAAAGGCTGACCGAGTGCTGGTGCACAACCCTCCAGCCCTGTGAAATATGTGAATTTCTACCCAATtcacaaagataaaaaaatgcaagattCACAGAGGAGCCATAAGAGGAATTTAAACAGCAGCCAGGGCACGAGTCTGCTAAAGGGTTCACATCTGCTCGCCCAGTTATTCCAAATTTCTTACCCCATGAACCGATGCAAAAACATACATAAGAAATCACGAACAACCAGCCCTCAGGAGCTGCTTTTTTATCTTGTCAGGATGGAGAGGCTGCCCAGTATGTGTGCTGAAAAGTATGTGGGATATTGCACGGGGTGCCCACACCGCGAtgtggcagcagggctgaggggtctctgtgaggagagggtggggctgccctgggcgGGGCACGCCCGGATTCAGCCGGTTCCAGCTGGTTCCAGAACGTTCTGCAGCTCCTCAGCCCCACAAATGGCGCCTCAGGGGGACCTCTTTAAGAAAGGGGGAACTGCCACCCAGCCATGAAGAGCCCCTGCTCCCTtaccctccttccctcctcttccaccCCCTGCTTTGCCTTACAAGCAGCCAACATTACCCACTGGGCTGCATTTTGTCCACGTTTTCCTATCAGGCGGGCTATGCTCACAGTCACAAAAGAGAGGACACATTTCTACCAAGTTGCACATTTTACACCATGCAAGGAGAACAAAAGTCCAAAAAGGGAACACCTGGATTTACCAGTTCTGCATCAGGAATAGTTAAACAgtatctgcatttctttttaaaggaggaTTTTAGTTTTTTGTAGCAGCATCCTGACACCTTCTAAAACCAGCCTCctcttaaatgtttttattactgtgttttcagagggaaaaaggaaagactttCCTATAGATTTGTAGCGGACCCACtttagaaaagctgtttttcagctCATAAAACACACGCCTTCTGTAAAGCCGCAAGCCGGAGCTCGAGGAGGCTGCGTCCAGCTGCGCTGCCATGGCGAATGCACACAAACATGCTGAAATACCTAGACCCCATTTCACTCTTTTGGTACATAAGCAAGCTTAGAACATGGTGGTAATGCTAAAGCATTAATAATTACCTAAAAGGAACCAATATCAGCATGTACCAAACatgttttacagcatttttatatGCAAGCTAtgaggtgttaaaaaaaaaaaaaaaaaaaaagaaaaagtctccATCTCTATTACGCTAAATACcccctctttccctcttccagTGCCGCAGCTGGGTTGGGGGAAGAAGCAACACCTTctcagaaagaagagaggattTAAGAAAGGACTCAAGAAGCCAGATTTAAGTTCACTTACACAAATTGAAAGGGAGGCACCTGCTCCCATATTAGACTGCAGGAGAGtgtcagtatttcagctgtgctgctcAGAAGACACCATCACCTTTCTTCCCCTCACAAATCCATGCAGCCTGGCCAAAGCTAACTGCAGCCATTGGGCTGTTCCTCTGTAATTAACTTATCGTAGCGTAATTGCTAGGCATCATCTTAATCAGTAGTTTCACTCCAGATTTTGTCAAAGGTAGAAATTAACTGCTAGCAGAAGTGGATTCCTTGTAGCCAATGCTTGCCTCCGGAGTCACATTGCACAAGCTGACGGATGTGTTACCATCAGGAGATGTTTCCATGGCACCTAATGCACACAATGGCACAGCTTCCTGAAGCACGCTGATCGTGTGCTTGATATGTACTTTGGAGTAGGTTTTTTCAATGCGGATTTGCAGATATTCATACTTCCTGCTGTCCCTTCTGCCTGCTAGCAGCAGcaataagtaaaatattttgagatggCCTGCAGTGTATACATATTAAAGATACACGTTTATATAACACCTGCACAACCATTTTGGTAAACATCTGAGCAAGGATCCATGCAGCCTTTGAAATATAGATGATGTAGATGATGTAGATGCTGTTAAGCCAAACATCTTCTGCTATAATTCTTTCAGCTACAAAGCCTCTCCTTGGAAATAAGCCACAATGAAGCAAATAGCATTGCAGTTAAATCTAATCGGGGGAGATTCTTAATACAAATTTGGTAAGtacatacaaaacaaaaacaaaatacacaagGCAACAAAAAGTACAGGCATTGAGTCAGACCCCCTTGGTGGAGTACTAGAAAAGTGAGTTACTCTGTCAACATATTGGCCTGCTGATTCAGCACAGATGGGAGAGGTGATTCCCTCTTCCTTAGTAGAGGGAACACCGCTTTAAAAATAGTGCAGGTTTTTAGCCCACTTACCTCTCTACAAGACCCTGCGACGAGGTCTGGAAATGCTATAGTTTAAGGCTTTCTTGCCCTACAATTTGAGGCTTTCCTGCTCACCTAGCATGAGAGGAGACCTCACAGAGGTGACGGCATTTCCTTCTCATTACACATGCCCACTACCCAGGTGCAGCCAGGACATGGCTAAATCCCTAGAGAGTAGGGTTCATGTCTGGACAAAAATTCCTCACCACCACCTCTGCTTGTTCCAGATCTCGGCTTTCCAGCCCTCAGAAAATTATGCATTTACCTTGCTGTGCACCAGAAGAAGCTGGCTGACTCACCTGGCCCAATGGGCATTTAATCCCTTTCTCCATGGCATATGGGCCATTCCAGCAAGAGAgaggggggacacacacacccccacccctcaTGGCTACCTGCTGGTACCTGCCCAGCAGCCCTCTCCACCCTGGGCAGGGCAGCCTGGCCTCATCACTGCAGATCTGCTCCACCTGGACCCATCAGCACAGCCGCAGCTGCTTGAGGggtcctgtccctgccctgACCCCTCCAGCACTGCCACCCTACATTAGCCACTTGCAACTAAGCCTGTTCAAAGCTGTTGGGCCCACAGGCAATGCCAAGGCCAATGGTGCTGTCCCCCCAACACTGCTCCATATAAAAGtgactactaaaaaaaaaaagagaagaaaatgtgttggTCATGCCATACCGCATGGTGTGACCACCCTCTGTCACAGCAGTATGGCGTCCAGTGCTTGTATACTAGAGGATACTGGAGGCATTTTGGTGTGCGacatcccctccctgctgcattCGAATCTCCTGCCCCACCGCTGCCCTCCAGCCACCATAACCAGTGCTTTCGCACCCTCCATGCCCTCACATACTTTATCGC from Grus americana isolate bGruAme1 chromosome 7, bGruAme1.mat, whole genome shotgun sequence encodes the following:
- the LOC129208858 gene encoding protein FAM13A-like; this translates as MGAGASLSICKSLSSIQVKHTTNKVSPDLQISRERSTFGVPLENLMQDVTQCGIPFLVTQMVEYLEVFGLERVGIFRISGSVNKIKELKQKYNQGEKVDLINDGDVDSVASLLKLFLKELPVAVFPDNICSALLKTFQEHKIHTTECIENLRRLLSCLPKAHQNLLQFLSAFLLKVATYSAVNFMTLENLAIVFGPALFKIPASPLACEEQRLYNGLLLYLLQHHEMLFVDLNPCFSQRQADGLQVP